In Helianthus annuus cultivar XRQ/B chromosome 3, HanXRQr2.0-SUNRISE, whole genome shotgun sequence, a single window of DNA contains:
- the LOC110932101 gene encoding dynamin-related protein 4C, producing MVFVGVLPGVEYDVERAGGVSPELGVEATLLVFYDKLSGVATRWVLTCCYNKCKTKDSEIVKKIDERLKVSVFDLNKLPRILTSETDVMATFIKIVGSLKETLQKILIQGEIDEYENDKQMHCDTRLVEMLDKLSKDLQASVKFSESYLIEELQFLEEVKGIRLPHFIPHSLFLRLLKKKVNSVSELPINFVNDVWGYLETVCAKVLIDQCGNYPKLLPSIKKATEHVVSKMKAKFVERVVEMIEMEKITDYTCDPGFIISYNKPMNYHAQFSNLLTSYMSNSINVEGYGSINIGHLREVPENTRNQAFDLKIMMTSYWKIVLKRMVDCLALQLRFFIQKVVNKEMEIQIVSEVMGGGGIEKMLNEPPSTSKKRERLHNNIALLQESKETMEQVMDGVVVSSD from the exons ATGGTCTTCGTTGGAGTGCTTCCTGGAGTAGAATATGATGTAGAAAGAGCCGGTGGAGTTTCGCCAGAACTAGGTGTTGAAGCTACACTACTGGTCTTTTATGATAAACTTAGCGGCGTAGCTACACGGTGGGTGCTAACTTGTTGCTACAACAAATGTAAGACCAAGGATAGTG AAATTGTCAAGAAGATCGATGAGAGGCTCAAGGTTTCGGTTTTCGACCTCAACAAGTTACCAAGGATTCTTACGAGTGAAACTGATGTGATGGCTACATTCATAAAGATTGTTGGGTCTTTGAAAGAAACTCTTCAAAAGATATTAATCCAAGGTGAAATTGATGAGTATGAGAATGACAAACAAATGCACTGTGATACTCGGTTGGTAGAAATGTTAGACAAGTTATCAAAAGACCTCCAAGCAAGTGTTAAGTTTTCTGAAAGTTATCTTATTGAGGAACTTCAGTTTTTAGAGGAAGTTAAGGGGATTCGGTTGCCTCATTTCATTCCTCACTCGCTGTTTCTCAGATTGCTTAAGAAAAAAGTTAATAGTGTTTCAGAGTTGCCTATTAACTTTGTAAACGATGTGTGGGGTTATCTTGAAACCGTTTGTGCTAAAGTATTGATTGATCAATGTGGGAATTACCCCAAATTGCTTCCATCCATAAAGAAAGCAACTGAACATGTGGTGTCAAAAATGAAGGCTAAGTTTGTGGAAAGGGTTGTTGAAATGATAGAGATGGAAAAGATTACAGATTACACATGTGACCCAGGCTTTATTATTTCTTACAACAAGCCAATGAACTACCATGCTCAGTTTTCGAACTTATTAACCTCATACATGAGTAATTCGATAAATGTGGAAGGTTATGGGAGTATTAACATTGGGCATCTACGTGAAGTTCCGGAAAACACAAGGAATCAAGCTTTTGATCTCAAAATAATGATGACATCGTATTGGAAAATTGTTTTGAAACGTATGGTGGATTGTCTAGCGCTTCAATTGCGCTTTTTTATTCAAAAGGTGGTGAACAAGGAGATGGAGATACAGATAGTAAGCGaggtgatgggtggtggtggtatAGAGAAGATGTTGAACGAACCACCGTCTACGTCTAAGAAGAGGGAGCGCCTTCATAACAACATTGCCTTGCTCCAAGAATCAAAGGAAACAATGGAACAAGTCATGGATGGTGTTGTGGTTTCATCTGATTAA